The nucleotide sequence TGACCCAGCGCTATCAGTTGAACGCTGGGAGGCGAAAGGTGGGTGATCTGACCGAACAGTTCATCTCCCGTGATGGTGACGAGCTTGTCACGCAGACCGGCGTCGATTGATCCCGCCTGTGGCTGGCTTGTCTCGACGTATCTGCGAACGTGCAGTTCATCAATCCACAGACCGTTGCCGGAATCTGGATTTGCAGGTCGGAAGTCGATCGAAGCCAGCGGGGTCGCAGGTCCCCTGACAGTCGCGAGCGTGGATTCATCGATCAGAAACTCGACGCGGCCCCCTTGAGCACGCATCAGGAAGGTGTGCCAGCCAGGTTCCATCTTCAGCCGCGGGGGGGCAGGTGAAATCGCGATTCCCGCGATCGACACGGAATGGTCAGCTCCCACGCGGACAATCATCGATTCGGCGTCGGGGGCGTCACGGTTCCAGACGAGCCGCCACTCTCCCGCACTCTGACTCGGATCATGCACCTGGGCAAAGAATGAGAACTCCAAGCGGCCGGACATGATCGGTGGATCGAGCGGAATCGAGTATCCCGTTGCTGACGGGTCCAGACGCAGAGACGACTTCCCGTCGGCGGCACGGTGAGGATCCAGTATCCGTCCCTCACCAGTTTCCGTCGGGGCGGATGAGTCGTGTTCAAACCCGTCGTAAAGCAGATCCGCTTCGCCGGGCGGGTTGGCGATCTGTGTGATGGCAGAGGAGGGAACTTCAACGATTTGTCGAGTCTGCAGCCGCACCTTCGTAGCGTGCTCGCCCCGGGCAAGCAACTCGCCCAGGAATCGATCCCCGCTGATCAGTGTGAACTGGTACAGAAAGCGGTGTGACCGGCTGACGCGCGGCTGGCGGGGAAGATCAATTCGTGTGCCACGGATCGTTTGCGACAGACGAGTCAGCCCGCTGCCGAATTCGCCTGTCAACGGGGCGATCAGTTCGGCAGAGTGGCTGGGGCGAGTAACGACCTCAAGAGCTTCTTCGAGGGCAAGAACGGGCGCAGCGGGGGTGAGGATCAGTAGCAGGCAATACAGAGGCTCGGCGAATCGAATGCGACCAGACAAACAAGGATCCTCGAATCTTCAGTCTGACCATGTGAGTGGCGGTTCATTCCCCGCACTACCGGACGAGCTTTCTCACCTTATGATTACTGCTGTCCCCAACGTAGATCGCACCATCACGTGCGACGAAAACTCCATGGGGACGGTGAAGCTGGCATTTGAGCGGATCGCCGTCGGGGCCGTCCCCCGGTTTACCTGTTCCGATCAGCGTATCGATCTTCCCCGATTCCTTGTGGATGATTCGGACCGCGTGATTTTCTGTATCGCACAGTAATAGATTGCCGTCGTGATCGATGGCAATTCCTTTCGGGCCGGCAAGCTGAGCTTTTCGAGCGTCACCGCCGTCTCCTGAGAATCCCTGTTTGCCTGTCCCCGCGACATGGTGCATGATTCCCTCGGCGCGGTCGATGCGGTAAACGGAGTTGCCCTCCCGCAGGATCACATACAGATCACCATTGCTGGCGACGGCGATCGACCGGGGACCGTTTAAGGCTGATTCCGCCAGCAATCCCCCGTCCCTGGTGGCGGTACGCTCACCTGTCCCCGCGAATGTCGAGATGATCCCCGTGCTGAAATCGATTCGTCGGACCCGATGATTTTTGATGTCGCAGATGAACGCACCCGACTCACCATCGAGAACTACGGCGATCGGCAAGTTCAACTGAGCCTTCACAGCAGGACCGCCGTCACCGGCAAAGCCCGGGACTCCCGTCCCGGCGATGGTGCTGATCAGGCCCGACTTCGTGGCCACTTTGCGAATCGCCTGCGAGTTTGTGTCCGAGATGTAAAAGTTGCCTTCCGCATCAAACCGCAACTCATGAGGTTCGTGCAGCAAGGCCGACGTGGCTGCGGCGCCGTCCCCACCGTAGCCCGGCTTGCCTGCTGTTCCGGCAACCGTGGAGAGTGTCTTCTTCTCTAAATCGAGCCGCCGGACAATGTGATTGGAAAACTCGCAGAAATAGAGGGCTCCGTCCGGGCCGATCTCCAGTCCGAACGGCTGATTGAGATTGGCTTTCGTCGCCGGGCCACCATCACCGGAATAGCCCTCCTGACCACTGCCGGCCAGTGTGAAGATTTCGCCCGCGACGGCGGCGGACGCGGTGACACCGAAGACAACGAGAAGGCTGAGCCAGGTTGAAAGCTTCATACGTGGTTTCTCACATTCGTGACTCGGGTGCTGGTTCAGGTCGATGGTAGTCATCGTTGCGCAGGCATTTCAATGATACCAGAAACCGCTTCATCGCCGTCCCCAACGAACGGCCTGGAGTTCGAAATCACACAAATTCTTCCTGCCGGGTCAGACTCATCTAGGCGGCGCAGGGGCTTTGCCACAGGGGTTCGCCCAGACGTCTTGAGCGAGCGATTAATTGAGGCGTTCCGCTTGGATTATTTGGGGATCACGCCTACTCTTCTAGGATATATCAGTCACTCCCACGAACGCGTTTCCGTCTGGAAGCGGGGCTTCGGGGATCTTCAAGGAGACGCTGAATGAGATTCGCAACGTGTCTAGCCATCCTTCTCTCTTCCGTGCATGTCGCGACGGCACAGGAAAACACGTCCCCTAAAGTCCTGCTGGGATCACCCGATCTGACAGCAGGGATTCCGGGACAGGGAGAATTGACCATCGAACAGATCAAGCGATGGCTCGATAACCCTGCCAACCATGTCACGCTCGAAGTCGAACTGCCGGAAGGGCTGTCGCTGGGGGCGAACAATATTTCGATCCCCAAGAATAACCCGATGACGCGGGCCAAAATTGAGCTGGGACGACAGCTCTTCTTTGATACGCGACTCTCGGCCGACACCACGATCAGTTGCGCCAGTTGCCATCATCCTGAAGATGCCTACGGCCGTAATACGACCTTCGGCGAAGGGATCGGCGGACAGGTGGGCGGACGCAATTCCCCCATCGCTTATAACCGCATCCTGAGCACCCTTCAGTTCTGGGACGGCCGGGCCGATTCGCTGGAAGAGCAGGCCAAAGGGCCGATCGCCAACCCGATCGAAATGGGACATACGCACGAAGCCGCCACGACCGGTTTGAAGGGAATCGAAGGCTACCGGCTGCAGTTCGAAAAGATCTTCCCTGGGGAAGGAGTCACGATCGATGCCGCCGCCAAGGCGATCGCTGCATTTGAACGGGCACTGGTGACCGGTACCTCGCCCGCCGATTACTACGAGCCACTGCTCAACTTTGAAAAGACGTTCAAAGACGATCTGAAAGACATGAAGGCCTTCAAGGAAGACGACCGCGAATCCTATGACCTTTACTGGAAGCTCAAACGAGCCAGCAACGCTCATCCGGTCTCGCAGTCAGCCAAACGAGGTCGCGAACTGTTCTTCGGCAAGGCGAACTGCACCGCCTGCCATGCCGGGGCCAACTTCACCGACGAGAAGTTCCACAACATCGGCATCGGGATGGATAAGAAAGATCCCGATCTGGGCCGCTATGACGTCACGAAGGATGATAAAGACCGTGGTGCCTTCAAGACCCCAACGGTTCGAAACGTTGCTCAGACCGGCCCCTTCATGCACGATGGCAGCCTGAACACGCTCGAAGAGGTCGTCGAATGGTACGACAAAGGGGGCCATCCGAATCCTTACCTGAGCGACAAGATGAAAAAGCTGAACCTGACCGCTCAGGAAAAGGAAGACCTCGTCGCCTACATGATCGCCCTGCAGGGAGACCTGCCACCCGTCCGCATGGACCGCCTGCCCAAGTAACCACGTAAGTCTGTTCGGAACGCCGACGCGACAATCGCTCAAGGCCCGTGTGTACAACCGCACGGGCCTCATTTTTCGTACCTTGGGCACGAGGCCTCGCGTCGTCCTGCAAGAGCTTCAGCTTTACAAAGCCACCACTGGCACAATCGAACTTTTAAACCTGATTTCGACAATCTGATCGGCAATTAAGCCATTTTCTCCCCTGACTGGATGGGCCGCCCGTTCGCCGCTCCTGATTTACTTCGCTGGACGGACCAGAGGCGCTGCGACACAAATCCGCGACCGTGCCCACTCCCGAACAAACGGGAATCTGAAACCAATCTGAATTCAAAAATACTTTTGAGGGAGGAGTCGCTAAGTTCTGCAATACTTCGCAATGCTTGCGAAAATTTCATCGTGACTCATGGGGTCAAACTTGCACGCGTCACTGCCAAGAAGGTGTTGGAACGCTAACGCCACGCAGCAGCGTGTAATTCTACTTTGCTGATCCGAGTGGGAGATGGTCTGATCGCTCGGCGAGCCGTTTGCGGTTGCCCCCTCGAAATCAATCCCCAACGCCGTCATCGCCAGGGAAAAGTTTTGCTTGTTTCCAGTGACGTGGACACGGCGAAAATCCTCTCACGTTCTCATTTGCAAAGAGAGGATTGTTCTTTTATCGTCGGCGTCACGATGCCCCCTAACCCCGCCCCAGCCAGCCATGTTTCCAATCTCTCGCCTCACATCGAGCCAATCAACATGGGGGATCCCGGTTCGAATACCCGTAACTCGATTTCCCCCCTGCAATCGCCGCTGGAATTAATGAGGGCCAGAAAATCGGGCCAAACGTCCGCTGCGGGAGCGCACCGCAGGCGAAGTTGGATCTCGAAATCAATGCTCCATCTGATCCGCCGTGGACATCTTTACGCGGGGCTCTTACTGATCCCGTGGGTCATCCTGTTTGGCGTGACGGGCTTCCTGTTTAATCACTCGACGTTCTGGCCGGAACAGCCGGTGATTCATGTTCGTCAGAGTCATACACGAGGTACCTCTGTCGCTTCGTTACCCAAAGCCGTCGACATTGCAGAAGAGGTTGTCAGTGGGATCAATGCTAAAGTTGGGTCTCGTTACAAACTTGTGAATCCTGGTTCCGTGAATTTCACGCGGGGTGCTTTTGGCGCGGTTTTGAATGGAGCCGGAGGAGACCGCTACACCGTTCAGCTCTTTCCAAACGGCACTGGGGTGATTCGTGTCGCTCCGGCCGGGGCGGCAAATGCACAAGAGGCCGAAGGAGAGCGTACCACGCAGCGACGGCGAGAGACCCCAGTTGAAAAAGTGGGAGGAAGTGAATCGTCCCGGGGACCAGATGATGAAAAGGACGGGAAAAACCAAACCGTGCCCGCAGGAGAGACTGGTCCGGTTTCTCAACCCCAATTGCCGGAACGCAATCGACGACCTGAAGCAGAGAAAGGAGCGCCGTTCGCGACTTCTCAGGGAATGCTGCTTAAAACCTCGGTGCATGAGGCCATGGAGTCTGGGCTACCGGAGGTGCTCCGCCGGCTAAAGCTGGACCACACCAAGGCAAGTAATATTCGTGCCAGTACGGTGAAGTTCAAGATGTCAGACGATGAGAAAACCTGGGATGTGACCTACGATCCCAATTCCGGTGCCGTCTCGGGCATCGATACTTCGGAATCGCCGGGTATCTCGTTTCGCATGTTTCTACTGCGACTCCATATGACGCATGGCTATTTGCCAGGAGACGGGAGTGTTCGATGGCTGTGGGTGATCATGGCAGATGCGACAGCGCTGATCATGATCTTCTGGGCGGTCTCGGGACTTGTCATGTGGTGGCAGATCAAACGGACCCGGCTTCCGGGAAGTATTTGTCTGGGGATTAGTCTATTGGTAGCAATCTATATCGGACTTGGAATGCACGAAATGATTGCGTCGGCAATCAAGCCCTGAAAGCCTGTTGAAACCCGAGACCGTCACGCAAAGTCATTCAAGACCAGCGAGACTTCGCAAGTTCCGGAGCGACGGTCCCATTTCTCGGCAGGCAGCTCACGCCGATACGCCGGGTTGCGTTCGTCACAGTATGGATCCTGTCCCTGCTGTGAGCAGTCCACCTGATAAACTTGTGTTGCGTGGTCCTGTTTTGCGCGGTGAGGTTGACCCGATCTCCGTTTCCAGTACGAACGCCGTCAGATGGAATGGTGGCCCGTTGCGAATGTTCGCATGTGGTTCCTGCGAGACGACGTCAGGAGTAATCGATATGAGGGACTGACGAACGACCAGAAATCACTGATTGCTCCGGTGCGAAATGCACCTTCTGGATCTGAGGTGCGGCCTGGTGAAAATTTCCCCAATGTGCTGATGAAATCACCACCGTTCGCCACGCGCCTCAATCAGGAATTGCTAAAACGGAATTGCCTGATTTGGCGATGGGTTCTGGTGTCAGATTCACCGTCCCGTGTTGATGTGTCGGCTGGCGCTACTGCCCAACGGTCTGGCACACAGTTTGCTTTAGAAAATCGATTCGGCCAATGCCTCGATCGCTCTCCACAAATCCCCGTTGCAAGATTGAGATCAGAATTTCTCCGAAGAACGGGCGACTCGAATTGAACTTTGATGAAACGAAACAGGAAAGAGATTTTTACGACATGAAGAAGACGCGGGGATTCACGTTAATTGAACTTTTGGTCGTTATCGCAATTATTGCCGTCCTGATCGCCCTGCTTCTGCCAGCCGTACAACAAGCGCGCGAGGCGGCCCGTCGCACGCAATGTAAGAACAATCTGAAGCAGTTGGCGCTCGCTTTCCACAATTATGCGGACAACTTCGGCATGCTTCCGCTTCCTGATATCGGAATCACCTTTGCGGCCCGCACCCCGATCCACTGGGACATGAGCTGGAGCATCTCATTGTTGCCTCAATTGGATCAGGCACCTCTGTTCAATCTGTTCAATCAGAATGCGCCGAATGGCGTATCAGATGCGGCTAATCAGATGGTCATCTCTACGACCTTGCCCGCATTCGTTTGCCCCACGACGCCCCGTAGCGGAAAGATTCAAGGTATCATTGAAGTCCAGCTTCCGATTGCCTCTGCCGTGGTCAACCCGGACTTCACCGCGGCTCCGAGTGACTACCTGATTCCTCGGAGCTTTCAGGACTCAGCTTTCACGCCGACGGAAGTCTTCGGGGCGTTCTGCAATCCCAATAGCGCTGGCACGCTTGACCTGACCCGTGCCGGGGCTCGGTTTCAAGATATCACTGATGGACTTTCAAACACGATACTTTTAGTAGAGCGAGCGGGGTTTCCGACCATCCTGGTTTCACAAGGGGGCGTAACCAAGGCACCCACCAGTTCCACTTATCCTGCTGTCGTTCAAAAGCATTACAGCGGTTGGTGGGCTTCCACTCAAAACGATCGGGTCCGCGCCTGGAATGCCCAAGGGACGTCCTATGGATCGGGTCCCTGTGTCATCAATTGCTCGAACGACTGGGGTGGAGCTTATTCGTTTCATACCGGCGGGATGCAAGCTCCGCTCGCGGATGGCTCCGTTCGCTTCTTGAGCGCGAACCTGGATAAATCGACTTTTCGCGCATTAATTGGCAAAAGCGATGCCGTCGTCGTCGGCGAGTTCTAAGGTGGAGCCTCAGATCAAAGAGAGAGCTTCGCACATCGGTTTCGAAAGATCCCATGGATAAATTTTGTCCCGCATTCCTCATCGTCGCATCTATCGTTCTCCCTGGATGCAGCCATCAGAAACCTGGCAAGGATTGGCTACCAACCTATCGCGCCGAGGGTTATGTCACCGTTCAAGGAGAGCCTGCAGTGGGGGCGATTGTTCGCCTGTTCCCTACCGTCCCGCAGGAAGACACAAAAACTCCTGTGATTCCAACGGGAGTCGTCAATGAAGACGGTCTTTTCGAATTGACCTCTTACAGCACCGGCGACGGCGCTCCAGAAGGGGAGTATTTCATCACGGTCGAGTGGCCCGATCCGACCATCAGCACATCCCAAAGTGCCGTGCCGGAAGATCCGCCCGATCGACTGAAACACAGGTATTCGGACCCGAAACGGTCCAAGTTGAAGGCCTCTATCTCCGCGGAAGAGAATCTGTTGGACGAAATTTCACTCGATTGAGTTGACCATTCTTCGAAGGTGCCATGCCAACGATGCGGACCAGGCTGTTCACGAGTTCATTGATATCTCTGATCGGCATTGGCGTCGCAGTCTGGTGGCTGGTTCGGCTGTCTGCTCCACCATTCGCGTCTACCCCTTTGGTCTCCCCGACCCAGCCCATATCCATCACGGGGCGATCGAAGCGGGTGACTGACCTCGCAGGACGAGAAGTCGAAATTCCGTCGCAGGTAAGTCGCTTTGTCCTGATGCGGGGAATGGGATTGTATGATGTCGCCGTACTTTTGGGGGACGAAACGCCTGAGAAGCTCGCTGGGTGGGACTCGTCTCTCAAGACCAGCGACCGCGATGCCTATGATAAGTTCGTTGACCGATTCCCCGGTCTCGCGGAGATTCCGATGCTCGGTGACACGCTCAAGAAAAGTGTCAGCGCTGAAGGGATCCTGGCCCTCCAACCCGATCTTGTGATTGGTGGGACTTATATGATGGGCCAGACCGAGTGTCTTGATCAAGTCGAACAGGCGGGGGTTCCTGTTCTGTACCTGAGTTCCGACGATCCGTTCAGCGATCCTCAAAAGAGTTTAATGTTACTGGGCGAGGTCTTCGGTAAGCAGCAACGGGCGCGAGAGATCGTCGAATGGGTCGATCGTGAGATCCAAATGGTCCAGGATCGAATGTCGCGTCTGGAAGAGGCAATACCCTCAATCTATGTCGAGGCGGGGAATTTTGGCGCGGGGAAATACGGCAACACCTTTGGCTGCAGCCCTCAAAAGAAACGGATGAATTGGGGAAGCATTCTCGCTCAAATCCGGTGCCAGAATGTGGGTGAGGACGTTTCCGGACCTTACGGCATGGGAGTCATACAACCGGAGTATTTACTGAGTCGCAATCCCGACGTCGTTGTAATCACCGGTGCCTGCTGGGAAGCGTTCCCGGAAAGCCTGCATCTGGGCTATGCCGCCGATGCGGAGAAGGCTCGGATTAATCTTCGTGCCTATCAGTCACGTCCCGGATGGACTGAGTTGAACGCGGTGAAGAACGGCCGCGTCTATGGACTGAACACCCGACTGGGCAGCCATATCATGAGTTTTGTGGCGGTGCAGCAACTGGCCCAGTGGCTTTATCCATCGCAATTCCAGGATCTGAATCCACGTCAGCGGTTGCAGGAATTTCATGAAACGTACATGCCGATCGACTTCAGTGGAACATGGATGGTCGAATTGAAGGGGGATTGATGTCTTGTGATTCCTCAACCAGCCAGTTCAGCGGTGCGCGGCGCCGTCGAGGATTATGTCGGCTCGGGATTCTGGTCTTGGTGCTTCTGCTGATCACGGGCTCGCTTGTGGTGGATCTTGTGACAGGACCTGCCGCACTATCGCCAGGAGAAGTCGCAGGGACGATTTTTCAACCGAGTTCCGTGACCAGATCACAACGAATCATCGTGTGGTCATTTCGTCTTCCAACAGCCCTGATGGGAATTGCCGTCGGAGCTGCTTTGGGGCTGGCGGGTGGGCAGATGCAGTCGGTGCTCAACAACCGTTTGGCCAGCCCCTATACCCTTGGTGTTTCTGCGGCAGCCGCATTTGGGGCTGCCCTGGTCATTGTTTTCGGGTCTGGGCGAATCGGAATGACTTCTTCGGTTGCAATCCCTGGTGGAGCATTCGTTTCTGCCCTCGGATGCTCATTGGTGTTGTTTGCCATTGGGCGTACTCAGACTAGTGGGTCTGAAACGCTGATCCTGGTCGGAG is from Schlesneria sp. DSM 10557 and encodes:
- a CDS encoding PepSY domain-containing protein; this translates as MLHLIRRGHLYAGLLLIPWVILFGVTGFLFNHSTFWPEQPVIHVRQSHTRGTSVASLPKAVDIAEEVVSGINAKVGSRYKLVNPGSVNFTRGAFGAVLNGAGGDRYTVQLFPNGTGVIRVAPAGAANAQEAEGERTTQRRRETPVEKVGGSESSRGPDDEKDGKNQTVPAGETGPVSQPQLPERNRRPEAEKGAPFATSQGMLLKTSVHEAMESGLPEVLRRLKLDHTKASNIRASTVKFKMSDDEKTWDVTYDPNSGAVSGIDTSESPGISFRMFLLRLHMTHGYLPGDGSVRWLWVIMADATALIMIFWAVSGLVMWWQIKRTRLPGSICLGISLLVAIYIGLGMHEMIASAIKP
- a CDS encoding ABC transporter substrate-binding protein; the protein is MTDLAGREVEIPSQVSRFVLMRGMGLYDVAVLLGDETPEKLAGWDSSLKTSDRDAYDKFVDRFPGLAEIPMLGDTLKKSVSAEGILALQPDLVIGGTYMMGQTECLDQVEQAGVPVLYLSSDDPFSDPQKSLMLLGEVFGKQQRAREIVEWVDREIQMVQDRMSRLEEAIPSIYVEAGNFGAGKYGNTFGCSPQKKRMNWGSILAQIRCQNVGEDVSGPYGMGVIQPEYLLSRNPDVVVITGACWEAFPESLHLGYAADAEKARINLRAYQSRPGWTELNAVKNGRVYGLNTRLGSHIMSFVAVQQLAQWLYPSQFQDLNPRQRLQEFHETYMPIDFSGTWMVELKGD
- a CDS encoding DUF1559 domain-containing protein, with the protein product MKKTRGFTLIELLVVIAIIAVLIALLLPAVQQAREAARRTQCKNNLKQLALAFHNYADNFGMLPLPDIGITFAARTPIHWDMSWSISLLPQLDQAPLFNLFNQNAPNGVSDAANQMVISTTLPAFVCPTTPRSGKIQGIIEVQLPIASAVVNPDFTAAPSDYLIPRSFQDSAFTPTEVFGAFCNPNSAGTLDLTRAGARFQDITDGLSNTILLVERAGFPTILVSQGGVTKAPTSSTYPAVVQKHYSGWWASTQNDRVRAWNAQGTSYGSGPCVINCSNDWGGAYSFHTGGMQAPLADGSVRFLSANLDKSTFRALIGKSDAVVVGEF
- a CDS encoding cytochrome-c peroxidase, with translation MRFATCLAILLSSVHVATAQENTSPKVLLGSPDLTAGIPGQGELTIEQIKRWLDNPANHVTLEVELPEGLSLGANNISIPKNNPMTRAKIELGRQLFFDTRLSADTTISCASCHHPEDAYGRNTTFGEGIGGQVGGRNSPIAYNRILSTLQFWDGRADSLEEQAKGPIANPIEMGHTHEAATTGLKGIEGYRLQFEKIFPGEGVTIDAAAKAIAAFERALVTGTSPADYYEPLLNFEKTFKDDLKDMKAFKEDDRESYDLYWKLKRASNAHPVSQSAKRGRELFFGKANCTACHAGANFTDEKFHNIGIGMDKKDPDLGRYDVTKDDKDRGAFKTPTVRNVAQTGPFMHDGSLNTLEEVVEWYDKGGHPNPYLSDKMKKLNLTAQEKEDLVAYMIALQGDLPPVRMDRLPK
- a CDS encoding carboxypeptidase regulatory-like domain-containing protein, which translates into the protein MDKFCPAFLIVASIVLPGCSHQKPGKDWLPTYRAEGYVTVQGEPAVGAIVRLFPTVPQEDTKTPVIPTGVVNEDGLFELTSYSTGDGAPEGEYFITVEWPDPTISTSQSAVPEDPPDRLKHRYSDPKRSKLKASISAEENLLDEISLD